One window of Mangrovibacterium diazotrophicum genomic DNA carries:
- the ftcD gene encoding glutamate formimidoyltransferase gives MSQLIECVPNFSEGRNPVVIKQITDAIESVENVKLLNVDPGKDTNRTVVTFVGSPEAVVEAAFRGVKRASEVIDMQKHKGEHPRFGATDVCPLVPVSNITMEETVEYARKLAKRIGDELGIHVYCYEFAAQNEERRSLANCRSGEYEGLPKKLQDPNWKPDFGPTAFNAKSGATAVSARNFLIAYNVNLNTTSTRRANSVAFDVREAGRVLREGDPVTGKVVKDKNGVAVRIPGKLRKVRAIGWFIKEYGVAQISMNLTDITITPIHKAFEAVCESAQDRGMRVTGSELIGLIPLNAMLEAGKYFLRKQQRSTGVSDEELINIAVKSMGLDELAPFNPKERIIEYQLRSDRSLLTDLSLEAFANETASESPAPGGGSVAAYVGSLGAALSGMVANLSSHKRGWDEHWKEFSDWAEKAKGFQNKLLELVDEDTDAFKRIMEAFKMPKGTDSEKVVRSEAIQTATLLAINVPLTLMETAYASMEVIQAMAEHGNPNSVSDVGVGALCARTAVQGAYLNVLINLGGLEDNVKSDELKHRAEGLLYRAEFKEQEILKLVYEKIG, from the coding sequence ATGAGCCAGTTGATCGAATGTGTGCCCAACTTTAGTGAGGGACGAAATCCTGTTGTGATCAAACAAATCACTGATGCAATTGAAAGCGTGGAAAATGTGAAATTGCTGAATGTCGATCCGGGCAAAGATACAAACAGGACTGTTGTGACATTTGTCGGCAGTCCGGAGGCTGTCGTAGAAGCCGCTTTCCGAGGAGTCAAGCGGGCATCGGAGGTCATCGACATGCAAAAACACAAAGGGGAGCATCCCCGATTTGGAGCGACTGACGTCTGCCCGCTGGTGCCGGTGTCGAATATAACCATGGAGGAAACCGTTGAATATGCGCGAAAATTGGCGAAACGTATCGGGGACGAATTGGGTATTCATGTTTATTGTTATGAATTTGCGGCGCAAAATGAAGAGCGGCGCAGTTTGGCCAATTGCCGTTCGGGTGAGTACGAAGGGCTGCCAAAGAAATTGCAGGATCCCAATTGGAAACCCGATTTTGGGCCGACTGCCTTCAACGCAAAATCCGGCGCCACAGCCGTGAGCGCCCGTAATTTTCTGATTGCGTATAACGTCAATCTGAACACAACTTCTACGCGACGGGCTAACTCAGTTGCGTTTGATGTGCGCGAAGCCGGTCGCGTTTTGCGTGAAGGTGATCCGGTAACCGGGAAAGTTGTCAAGGATAAAAATGGCGTGGCTGTTCGCATTCCGGGAAAGTTGCGGAAAGTCCGGGCGATTGGGTGGTTCATCAAGGAATACGGAGTGGCGCAAATCTCGATGAATTTGACAGATATTACGATTACCCCAATTCACAAGGCTTTTGAAGCTGTTTGCGAAAGTGCGCAGGATCGCGGAATGCGAGTGACCGGCTCGGAGTTAATCGGGCTGATTCCGTTGAATGCGATGCTGGAAGCTGGTAAATATTTCCTTCGGAAGCAACAACGTTCAACCGGGGTTTCAGATGAGGAATTGATTAACATCGCTGTGAAATCGATGGGCTTGGATGAATTGGCTCCATTCAACCCGAAGGAGCGGATAATTGAATATCAACTCCGATCTGATCGATCGCTTCTGACTGATCTGAGTTTGGAGGCTTTTGCCAACGAAACAGCCTCTGAATCGCCGGCACCAGGCGGAGGTTCGGTCGCTGCATACGTTGGTAGTTTGGGAGCTGCTCTTTCCGGAATGGTTGCCAACCTGTCTTCGCACAAGCGTGGCTGGGATGAGCACTGGAAAGAGTTTTCGGATTGGGCGGAAAAGGCAAAAGGCTTTCAAAATAAATTACTCGAATTGGTCGATGAGGACACTGATGCTTTTAAGCGGATTATGGAGGCATTTAAAATGCCGAAAGGAACCGATTCCGAAAAGGTGGTCCGTTCAGAAGCCATACAAACTGCCACCTTGTTGGCAATAAATGTTCCGCTCACTTTGATGGAGACTGCCTATGCATCGATGGAAGTGATTCAGGCCATGGCTGAGCATGGAAACCCGAATTCCGTTTCAGATGTTGGTGTTGGTGCACTTTGTGCTCGCACGGCGGTTCAGGGAGCTTACCTCAATGTGCTGATTAACCTGGGCGGACTTGAAGACAACGTAAAATCAGACGAGTTAAAACACCGGGCTGAGGGACTACTTTACCGCGCCGAATTTAAAGAGCAGGAAATTTTGAAACTTGTTTACGAGAAGATTGGCTGA
- the nth gene encoding endonuclease III has translation MLKKERYEKVIAYFQKEMPIAETELHYTNPYELLVAVILSAQCTDKRVNQITPELFKRFPQPELMAEVDSAEVFDYIRSCSYPNNKAKHLVGMAKMLVHDFKGVVPDDVNELQKLPGVGRKTANVIASVVYEKPAFAVDTHVFRVSARIGLATNSKTPLDTEKQLMKYFPEEIVPLAHHWLILHGRYTCLARSPKCSKCGLKECCKYYETNQKKALKAQ, from the coding sequence ATGCTCAAGAAAGAACGATATGAAAAGGTAATCGCCTATTTCCAGAAAGAAATGCCGATTGCCGAGACTGAACTGCATTACACAAACCCCTATGAGTTGCTGGTAGCCGTAATTCTGTCGGCTCAATGCACCGATAAGCGGGTGAATCAAATTACGCCGGAACTATTCAAGCGTTTCCCGCAACCCGAGCTGATGGCGGAAGTTGACTCGGCGGAGGTGTTTGATTATATCCGTTCGTGCTCGTACCCCAACAACAAAGCAAAGCACCTGGTGGGCATGGCCAAAATGTTGGTACACGATTTTAAGGGTGTCGTTCCCGATGATGTGAACGAACTGCAGAAGTTGCCCGGTGTTGGCCGGAAGACCGCCAATGTAATTGCTTCGGTGGTTTACGAAAAGCCGGCCTTTGCTGTCGATACCCACGTGTTTCGCGTGTCGGCCCGCATCGGGTTGGCAACAAATTCCAAAACGCCGCTGGACACCGAAAAACAACTGATGAAATACTTTCCGGAGGAAATCGTTCCGCTGGCTCACCACTGGCTCATCCTGCATGGGCGATACACTTGTCTGGCGAGGTCGCCCAAATGCAGCAAGTGCGGTTTAAAGGAATGCTGCAAATACTATGAAACGAATCAGAAAAAGGCTCTGAAAGCTCAATAA
- the hutI gene encoding imidazolonepropionase has protein sequence MRIVLENIKELVQIEDCSIRYKAGAQMKSLPILHNAYLVMRDGIIEGFGEMDDLRSEKLDNDVLVELDCSNRIVMPSYCDSHTHLVFGATRESEFVDRINGLSYEQIAERGGGILNSALKMEDYSEEELFDDAMRRLHEIAMQGTGAVEIKSGYGLSTESELKILRVIRRLKKESPMVIKATFLGAHAIPRKYWDDRSKYIEKVIHEMLPIIASEDLADYIDVFCDQGFFTPFETEQILMAGLKYGLRPKIHANELGLTGGVQVGVKYNALSVDHLEHMGAEEIAILKGTETMPTVLPGAAFFLNLPYSPVRNMIDAGLPVALASDYNPGSSPSGNMNFMMAMGCLKYNMTPEEAINATTINSAYAMGVEGMCGSICRGKMGNLFITKELPGYTNIPYHYASNLIETVILDGEII, from the coding sequence ATGAGGATTGTACTGGAAAATATCAAAGAGTTAGTTCAGATCGAAGATTGTTCGATTCGTTACAAAGCGGGCGCTCAAATGAAATCGCTCCCAATACTGCATAACGCCTATTTGGTCATGCGCGACGGCATTATTGAAGGCTTCGGTGAGATGGACGATTTGCGCTCTGAAAAGCTGGACAATGATGTTTTAGTTGAGCTGGATTGCAGCAACCGGATTGTCATGCCTTCCTATTGCGATTCGCACACGCACTTGGTTTTTGGTGCAACCCGCGAAAGTGAGTTCGTTGACCGGATCAATGGTTTGAGCTATGAACAAATAGCTGAACGCGGCGGTGGTATTCTCAATTCAGCCTTAAAAATGGAAGATTATTCCGAAGAGGAACTATTTGACGATGCCATGCGCCGCCTGCATGAAATCGCCATGCAAGGAACCGGAGCCGTTGAAATCAAGAGCGGATACGGACTGAGTACTGAATCAGAATTGAAAATACTTCGTGTTATTCGCCGTTTAAAAAAGGAAAGTCCCATGGTTATCAAAGCGACTTTCCTAGGCGCACATGCAATTCCCCGAAAATATTGGGATGATCGTAGCAAATATATTGAAAAGGTTATTCACGAAATGTTACCGATCATTGCATCAGAAGATCTGGCTGATTACATTGATGTTTTTTGCGACCAGGGATTCTTCACGCCGTTCGAAACAGAGCAAATTTTGATGGCTGGCCTGAAATACGGGCTTCGCCCTAAAATACATGCAAACGAACTTGGGTTGACCGGTGGCGTTCAGGTTGGTGTGAAATACAACGCACTTTCGGTTGATCATCTGGAACATATGGGAGCTGAGGAAATTGCCATATTGAAAGGAACGGAAACCATGCCGACGGTTTTGCCGGGAGCAGCTTTCTTTTTAAACCTTCCTTATTCACCCGTTCGCAATATGATTGATGCCGGTTTGCCGGTGGCTTTGGCTTCCGATTACAATCCAGGATCGTCGCCTAGCGGAAATATGAATTTTATGATGGCGATGGGCTGTTTAAAATACAACATGACACCGGAGGAAGCCATCAATGCAACGACTATAAACAGTGCTTATGCTATGGGGGTGGAAGGAATGTGTGGCAGTATTTGCCGGGGAAAAATGGGCAATCTATTCATCACGAAAGAACTTCCCGGTTACACCAATATTCCGTATCATTACGCCAGTAATTTAATTGAGACTGTCATCCTTGACGGGGAAATAATTTAA
- a CDS encoding OmpA family protein, whose translation MKTKQVLLLICAVALGAASCKPFYKCGETKPDNQYFLSKRVMLLLDERDDLCVTVEMRENEIAKLNDDIQVLNKDISDLETSLDDVDKKYNALMGEKLSQSEQFNLALQQKTKELNEKERLLEEREKALNDLRSVIARQDSVTQRLNDLIRNALLSFPSDELSVEIKNGKVYVSMSDKLLFKSGSAAVEAKGKEAIKMLAGVLDKNRDIDILVEGHTDSIPIHTAVYRDNWDLSVARATSIVRILTNEYKIAPTRLTASGKGEFSPKASNSTPEGRALNRRTEIVLSPKLEEIMQLLKMDK comes from the coding sequence ATGAAAACAAAACAAGTACTCCTGCTAATTTGCGCTGTTGCTTTGGGCGCTGCTTCGTGTAAACCTTTCTACAAATGTGGGGAAACCAAACCCGACAACCAGTATTTCTTATCCAAGCGGGTGATGCTGTTGCTCGACGAACGCGATGACCTTTGTGTGACCGTAGAAATGAGGGAAAACGAAATTGCGAAACTGAATGACGACATCCAGGTGCTGAACAAGGATATCAGCGATTTGGAAACTTCGTTGGATGACGTTGACAAAAAATACAATGCGCTGATGGGTGAAAAACTCTCCCAATCAGAACAATTCAACCTGGCTCTTCAACAGAAAACAAAAGAGTTGAATGAAAAAGAGCGTCTTTTGGAGGAACGCGAAAAGGCACTGAACGATCTCCGCAGCGTCATCGCACGCCAGGACTCAGTTACCCAACGTCTGAACGACCTCATCCGAAATGCACTGTTGAGCTTCCCTTCCGACGAATTATCGGTTGAGATTAAAAATGGCAAAGTCTATGTTTCGATGTCCGACAAGTTGCTCTTTAAGTCAGGAAGCGCTGCGGTAGAAGCCAAAGGGAAGGAAGCAATTAAAATGCTGGCCGGTGTTCTGGATAAAAACCGCGATATCGATATCCTGGTTGAAGGACACACCGACAGCATCCCTATTCACACTGCAGTTTATCGTGACAACTGGGATCTGAGTGTTGCGCGGGCTACATCGATTGTACGAATCCTGACGAACGAATACAAGATCGCTCCTACCCGCCTAACTGCATCCGGGAAAGGTGAATTTTCACCGAAAGCCAGCAACTCAACGCCCGAAGGACGGGCCTTGAACCGTCGAACCGAAATCGTTCTTTCGCCCAAACTGGAAGAAATTATGCAACTGCTGAAAATGGACAAATAA
- a CDS encoding T9SS type A sorting domain-containing protein: MIVILILIAHQFGSAQTSDSTATDQQPVKVDRVFPNPVSDYIFVELSSDKFAKAEFMLMDVLGNPVQQWEAVELTPGTQKIRLNLNDFHSGLYLLKVKIGKDVFVNRLRKV, from the coding sequence TTGATAGTTATATTGATTCTAATTGCACATCAGTTTGGGAGTGCCCAAACCAGCGATTCAACCGCAACTGACCAACAGCCTGTGAAGGTTGATCGTGTGTTCCCTAATCCGGTTAGCGATTATATTTTTGTAGAGCTAAGCTCTGATAAGTTTGCCAAGGCTGAATTTATGCTGATGGATGTTTTGGGGAACCCTGTGCAACAATGGGAAGCAGTCGAACTGACTCCCGGAACGCAAAAAATTCGCCTAAATTTGAATGACTTTCACTCAGGCTTATATCTTCTGAAAGTGAAGATCGGCAAAGACGTTTTCGTAAATCGCTTGCGAAAGGTCTAA
- a CDS encoding DUF362 domain-containing protein, whose amino-acid sequence MAYVISDECIACGTCIDECPVEAISEGDIYKIDADLCTDCGSCAEVCPVDAISVAE is encoded by the coding sequence ATGGCTTATGTAATTTCTGACGAGTGCATCGCTTGCGGAACTTGTATTGATGAATGTCCTGTTGAAGCAATTTCTGAAGGCGATATCTACAAGATCGACGCAGATCTTTGTACTGATTGTGGCTCTTGCGCCGAAGTTTGCCCGGTTGATGCTATTTCTGTAGCAGAATAA
- a CDS encoding PLDc N-terminal domain-containing protein, with protein MNLDLLMINSNYILTIQFLFVVLILLPAMALLSVFRNEFEGNKRYVWATIIILLPVIGPLLYIFKGRQQRLRRALWEEPI; from the coding sequence ATGAATTTAGATTTATTAATGATTAATTCGAATTACATCTTGACCATTCAATTTTTGTTTGTGGTTTTGATTCTGTTGCCGGCGATGGCATTATTGAGTGTTTTCAGAAACGAGTTTGAGGGGAACAAACGCTATGTTTGGGCAACTATCATTATTCTGCTACCGGTAATCGGCCCTCTATTATACATTTTTAAAGGACGTCAACAACGACTTCGAAGAGCCCTATGGGAAGAACCAATATAA
- a CDS encoding DUF4163 domain-containing protein has protein sequence MKSKFIFPELIFKCSILSMFVYVMFLSACHTAAPKVTVEERTVASKTDAWTVDVQYRVFASSDEAVNASLENLNVQLERYVSAMSDSLKVDAEEIFKSFEADSLPRPSWGYALNVTDTVYMATSEYVSVRLAVYQFTGGAHGMTNFVAFNYDVENQKFLETTDLLDFEKTVAINNLLKENFENPEQCFDIDPTLDLVSSINFSASAAYFTFGHYSLGPYACGPAEVTVSLKDLGESFLLNVAK, from the coding sequence ATGAAATCAAAATTCATTTTTCCAGAGCTTATTTTCAAATGCTCGATTTTAAGCATGTTTGTTTATGTCATGTTTCTATCAGCTTGTCACACGGCAGCTCCGAAAGTAACTGTTGAGGAACGGACTGTTGCTAGTAAAACGGATGCTTGGACAGTGGATGTTCAATACCGGGTTTTCGCTTCGTCAGATGAAGCTGTGAATGCGAGCCTTGAAAATTTGAACGTACAGCTTGAACGCTATGTATCTGCCATGTCCGATTCATTAAAGGTTGATGCGGAGGAAATATTCAAAAGTTTTGAGGCCGACAGCTTACCACGTCCTTCATGGGGATATGCGCTGAATGTAACGGACACCGTTTACATGGCTACCAGTGAATATGTCAGTGTTCGGTTGGCCGTTTACCAGTTTACCGGCGGAGCTCACGGGATGACCAATTTTGTAGCCTTTAATTATGATGTTGAAAATCAAAAGTTTTTGGAGACAACCGATTTGCTGGACTTTGAGAAAACGGTTGCTATAAATAATCTGCTAAAAGAAAATTTTGAAAATCCGGAACAATGTTTTGATATTGACCCGACACTGGATTTGGTATCGTCCATCAACTTTTCAGCTTCAGCAGCCTATTTTACCTTTGGTCACTATTCTTTGGGACCTTACGCTTGCGGGCCAGCTGAAGTGACTGTTTCTCTGAAGGATTTAGGTGAAAGTTTTTTGCTAAACGTGGCAAAATAG
- a CDS encoding ABC-F family ATP-binding cassette domain-containing protein, translating into MIPYLQAEQISKRFADSMLFEGISFTIFKDQKVALIAKNGAGKTTMMEILAGNDEPDSGTITKTKDTKIGYLRQNPDLDVNLTVLEQALKSDNPALQVVREFENALKHNDQKAIEELSVKMDELHAWDFDVKVKQILSQLKIDNFDQRVGELSGGQQKRLALANVLVNNPDLLLLDEPTNHLDLEMIEWLEMYLEKTNCTLFMVTHDRYFLDRVCNEIIEIDQNQVYGYSGNYSYYLEKRQERIEQQQASTEKAQNLLRTELDWMRRMPKARSHKAKYRIDAFYDLKEKASFRRREDNLELSIASSRMGSKILELDHISKAYGDLKLIDDFSYKFSRFEKVGIVGKNGTGKSTFLNVITESLSADTGTVDWGQTIKIGYYRQDGMDFKPTDKVIDVVKAIAEVVTFEDGNRMTATQLLTRFLFPPESQYGLIEKLSGGEKRRLYLCTILMQNPNFLILDEPTNDLDIMTLNVLEDYLAAFDGCVIVVSHDRYFMDKIVDHLFVFEGAGKIKDFPGNYTIYRNSVEEEEEKAKEKEKAQAQAKEQKTPAQKPKQQSQKLTFNEKREFEQLEKDIASLEEEKETLEEQMNSGELSPDELVEKSQRYADLKDELDEKELRWLELSEKA; encoded by the coding sequence ATGATTCCCTATTTACAGGCCGAACAAATTTCCAAACGATTTGCCGATTCCATGCTTTTTGAAGGTATTTCGTTTACCATTTTCAAAGACCAGAAAGTTGCCCTGATCGCCAAGAACGGCGCAGGAAAAACAACAATGATGGAAATTCTGGCCGGAAACGATGAGCCCGATAGCGGAACCATCACCAAAACCAAAGACACAAAAATCGGCTACCTGCGTCAGAACCCGGATTTGGATGTCAATCTAACTGTACTCGAGCAGGCATTGAAATCCGACAATCCGGCGTTGCAAGTGGTGCGTGAGTTTGAAAACGCGCTGAAGCACAACGACCAGAAAGCGATTGAGGAGCTATCGGTAAAAATGGACGAACTGCATGCCTGGGATTTTGATGTGAAAGTGAAGCAAATCCTCAGCCAGCTGAAAATTGACAACTTCGATCAGCGTGTTGGCGAACTCTCCGGAGGACAGCAAAAGCGCCTGGCACTCGCCAACGTTCTGGTAAATAATCCGGATTTACTGTTGCTGGACGAGCCAACCAACCACCTCGACCTGGAAATGATTGAGTGGCTGGAAATGTACCTCGAAAAGACCAATTGTACCCTGTTCATGGTGACGCACGACCGCTACTTCCTGGATCGGGTTTGCAATGAAATCATTGAAATTGACCAGAACCAGGTTTACGGTTACTCCGGAAATTACAGCTACTACCTAGAAAAACGACAGGAACGGATCGAGCAGCAACAAGCTTCTACCGAGAAAGCACAAAACCTGCTGCGCACCGAGTTGGACTGGATGCGGCGCATGCCGAAAGCCCGCAGTCACAAAGCCAAGTACCGCATTGATGCATTTTACGACTTGAAAGAAAAGGCGAGCTTCCGCCGTCGCGAGGACAACCTGGAACTGAGCATAGCATCATCGCGCATGGGAAGTAAAATTCTGGAGCTCGATCACATCTCAAAAGCCTACGGAGATCTGAAACTCATCGACGATTTCAGTTATAAATTCTCCCGTTTCGAGAAAGTCGGCATCGTTGGTAAAAACGGAACCGGAAAATCGACTTTTCTGAATGTAATTACCGAATCGCTTAGCGCCGACACCGGTACTGTTGATTGGGGCCAAACCATCAAAATCGGCTACTACCGGCAGGACGGCATGGACTTTAAACCAACCGACAAGGTTATCGACGTGGTAAAAGCCATTGCCGAGGTGGTGACGTTTGAAGACGGTAACCGGATGACTGCCACGCAGCTTCTCACCCGCTTCCTGTTTCCACCCGAAAGCCAATACGGATTGATTGAAAAGCTGAGTGGTGGCGAGAAACGGCGCTTGTACCTTTGCACCATCCTGATGCAAAACCCGAACTTCCTGATTTTGGATGAGCCCACCAACGATTTGGACATCATGACGCTGAACGTGCTCGAAGATTACCTGGCCGCTTTCGATGGCTGTGTCATTGTTGTATCGCACGACCGCTATTTCATGGATAAAATCGTCGACCATTTATTCGTGTTTGAAGGTGCAGGCAAAATCAAAGACTTCCCCGGAAACTACACGATTTACCGCAACAGCGTTGAAGAGGAAGAAGAAAAGGCGAAGGAAAAAGAAAAAGCTCAGGCACAGGCAAAAGAACAAAAAACGCCCGCTCAGAAACCAAAGCAACAATCGCAAAAACTGACGTTCAACGAGAAACGCGAATTCGAGCAACTGGAGAAAGACATCGCTTCACTTGAAGAAGAAAAAGAAACGCTGGAAGAACAGATGAACTCAGGAGAACTGTCTCCGGATGAGTTGGTTGAAAAAAGCCAGCGTTACGCTGACCTGAAAGACGAACTCGATGAAAAAGAATTGCGTTGGCTGGAGTTAAGTGAAAAAGCTTAA
- a CDS encoding DUF5686 family protein: MSNQTSRFAGKLVATLHLVALLLAGTTSFAQQKMLSGTVTDYATGEPIPFVNIIIKHTTTGTMTDTLGHFSLQFPTLTDTLHFTAIGYKTIDKLLPREDMQTIQINMQPETFDISEVQVAPDEGPMRELFGHIMDRKKANNPDQYNKYSYKKYSQWEYQINNIGDNLQNSKTFQKNANVIKTAEDSTKYLPLYFSEQLVFNEIQRDPAKKKSTVLADRTNGVGILDQLEISGYTSALDMEVNFYDNFINIFTQNFVSPLADNGWYYYKYFLADSSLVDGVMHYRVHFQPRRAGENTFKGYFISENKYYSIVEIDGELSQTSNLNFLKRLHLNSDYYFVNDSTPFYKRNQIDAVFDYIPFRNQKKDPKRLSLYYKQTASIDDVVINPPGDIKLSAPRAKYETVKLPDAYDRDSAYWEAHRMEQLTQKQIMFTQVIDSISDIKQVNILNNLADMSMTSYYDLGKFEIGPFTSFYNTNKVEGNKFFFGGRTSDEISKNFMVWAGLGYSTRNQKISGMFGVGYKFKTINRQVLKIGYDDKMIRHGENEKILYLYENAFTATENNLVSQLLKHDPLDEIYREQKINAQYEYEWYPGLMNKLSLNYTRHYSPMYYPFMRNGNPVSSVSATEINLDTRFSKEEKVIDDGFLRLYMGTEFPIVHFTVGVGQVYHGDQTSYYSRLASTIKQEVYIGMTRFDYAVEAGAYFGKLPYTMLDIPRGNETYGLYSYDFNLLNYLEYVHDKYLHTYLEYHLNGFFFRRVPILKKANFREVLSAKLLVGSVSDKHQEIISFPEPITDMKKPYIELGAGVENILSMFRVEALWRVQPQSVIGAPQFGIRARFELGL; encoded by the coding sequence ATGTCAAATCAGACCTCCAGATTTGCGGGGAAACTTGTAGCCACATTGCATCTTGTTGCATTGCTATTGGCTGGAACGACAAGTTTTGCACAGCAAAAAATGCTCTCAGGCACGGTAACCGATTATGCAACCGGTGAGCCTATTCCATTTGTTAACATCATCATCAAACATACCACGACCGGTACCATGACGGACACGTTGGGGCATTTCAGCCTTCAATTTCCAACGCTGACCGACACGCTTCACTTTACGGCAATTGGCTACAAAACAATTGACAAGCTTCTTCCCCGAGAGGACATGCAGACCATCCAAATCAACATGCAACCCGAAACATTCGATATTTCAGAGGTTCAGGTTGCTCCGGATGAAGGGCCAATGCGCGAATTATTCGGACATATTATGGATCGCAAAAAGGCGAATAACCCGGATCAGTACAACAAGTACTCGTACAAGAAATACTCTCAGTGGGAGTACCAGATCAATAACATCGGTGATAACCTGCAGAATTCGAAGACTTTTCAGAAGAACGCCAACGTGATCAAAACGGCCGAAGACAGCACGAAATATCTACCCCTCTATTTTTCGGAACAGCTTGTTTTCAATGAAATTCAGCGAGATCCTGCCAAAAAGAAATCTACCGTATTGGCCGACCGAACCAACGGGGTGGGAATTCTGGATCAACTGGAAATTTCAGGCTACACGAGCGCGCTGGACATGGAAGTCAATTTTTACGACAACTTCATCAATATCTTCACCCAAAACTTTGTGAGCCCGCTGGCCGACAATGGCTGGTACTACTACAAATACTTTTTGGCCGACAGCTCATTGGTTGACGGCGTGATGCACTACCGTGTTCACTTTCAACCCAGACGAGCCGGTGAGAACACGTTCAAGGGGTATTTTATTTCGGAAAACAAATATTATTCGATTGTTGAGATCGATGGAGAACTGTCGCAAACCAGCAACCTCAACTTTTTAAAGCGGCTGCACCTGAATAGCGATTACTATTTTGTGAATGATTCGACGCCATTCTACAAGCGCAACCAGATTGATGCGGTGTTTGATTACATTCCGTTCCGAAATCAGAAGAAAGATCCGAAACGGCTTTCACTCTATTATAAACAAACGGCCAGCATCGACGATGTTGTGATCAATCCTCCCGGAGATATTAAATTGAGTGCACCGAGGGCAAAGTACGAAACCGTAAAACTACCGGATGCCTACGATCGCGACTCCGCTTATTGGGAGGCACACCGCATGGAACAACTCACGCAAAAGCAAATCATGTTCACCCAGGTGATTGACTCCATCAGCGACATCAAGCAGGTTAATATTCTGAATAACTTGGCTGACATGTCGATGACAAGCTACTACGACCTCGGGAAATTTGAAATCGGACCGTTTACAAGCTTTTACAACACCAATAAAGTGGAAGGCAATAAATTCTTCTTTGGCGGGAGAACAAGCGACGAAATCAGCAAAAATTTCATGGTTTGGGCTGGATTAGGGTACAGTACCCGAAACCAAAAAATATCGGGAATGTTTGGCGTTGGTTACAAATTCAAAACTATCAACCGACAAGTTTTGAAGATTGGCTACGACGACAAGATGATCCGCCACGGCGAAAACGAAAAAATTCTTTACCTCTACGAAAACGCTTTTACAGCAACCGAGAACAACCTCGTTTCGCAGCTGTTGAAGCACGATCCGCTGGATGAAATCTACCGCGAACAAAAAATCAATGCCCAATACGAATACGAGTGGTACCCGGGGCTGATGAATAAACTCAGCCTCAACTATACGCGCCATTACTCGCCCATGTACTATCCGTTTATGCGAAACGGCAATCCAGTGAGCTCGGTTTCTGCCACCGAAATCAACCTGGATACGCGCTTCTCAAAAGAAGAAAAGGTGATTGATGATGGCTTTCTAAGATTGTATATGGGAACTGAGTTTCCGATTGTCCACTTTACCGTTGGCGTCGGCCAAGTCTATCATGGCGATCAAACATCCTATTACAGCAGGCTCGCATCCACCATCAAGCAGGAAGTTTACATTGGGATGACTCGTTTTGACTATGCGGTGGAGGCTGGCGCCTACTTTGGTAAACTCCCCTACACCATGCTCGACATTCCGCGTGGTAACGAAACCTATGGTTTGTATTCCTACGACTTTAACCTGTTGAATTACCTGGAATATGTGCACGACAAATATTTGCACACCTACCTGGAATACCACTTGAATGGCTTCTTCTTCCGTCGGGTGCCGATACTGAAAAAGGCGAACTTTAGGGAAGTGCTGTCTGCGAAACTACTTGTCGGATCGGTTAGCGATAAGCACCAGGAAATAATCAGTTTCCCGGAACCGATAACCGACATGAAAAAGCCCTACATCGAACTGGGAGCCGGGGTAGAAAATATTCTGAGTATGTTTCGGGTCGAAGCACTTTGGCGAGTACAACCACAGTCTGTTATCGGCGCACCGCAATTCGGTATTCGCGCACGATTTGAGCTTGGATTATAG